DNA from Kryptolebias marmoratus isolate JLee-2015 linkage group LG8, ASM164957v2, whole genome shotgun sequence:
AAACTACTAATCTTCTTTACTGTACTTTTCACAGCGTCTGCACATACCCCCATTTTTAATGTGCACGTCATGATTACCATAGTGTGTAATTTGAAACCACTCATTATCAAAACCCCTTAACACAGCAGTTTGTAAGGATTCCAGCTTCCATACAGCCAAGATCGAGCCACCCAGCCTGAGCAGTAGAGCTTTCCATCAGGTAAAGAACCCGACAGGTTAATCAACTGGCTGGAAGAATATCTACAGCAGAATTAGTTACCCACTGAAGCGCTTATCAGTTTGTCTTGTACCTACAAAAGCAACCTGACAAAGTGTTTAACGTGCCCCGATTCTTGCAATTTGGACATAATGTAGCCGAGAGAAAGGAATGATCtttgctgaaatattttactatttccagttcagtttgtatttttacgTCATTGTTGAAAAATTAAGCTACAGTGCCATTCAGTGCAAGAAGGTTTGAAATccagaaaaggtaaaaaaaacaaaacaaaataactgcacttctgttctgtagatgaagacattttgctttccATCTGgagagctttctcagttcagaactGGAGTGTGAGGTTCCAAGCTTTTAACCGTTCAGTTCTGGAAGCTAGATTAACATGCAGATTGcactctcctcacaacagaGTGGTTAGATGTAGGTGCACacctgagtcttgtcctgaagatcTGACTATCATGATCCAAGCGCATCAAAGATGAtgtctgttgatttcaaggtgatggggtcaaaggtcaaagggaacccctttgtttaaaacctgtcTCTGCTCCAACCTGTGACACTTTTGTTACCTCCATGAAGAAagttctgtttccagttgtgtcctttggtttgtttgtctgtctgttagctgtctgtctgtctgttgtctgtctgtaagtaaaaactaaagaacagatttgaatgaacttttcaggaaatattgggGTTGTTACAGAAAACTATGGAATAAATtttgatccagattatgatctgtattgcattaatttttaatcacgctgtgaccttggtggaggtttgtgctctctgagtgcttctattGTTATTATGGATTCAGTTTACGATGTTCCTTGTATTCCCTTTTGTATGCCTTTCTAGTTTATTTCATGTTCCTCCCCGTGTTATTTCTCATTGCATTTTCTCAGTCAGTCCTCCCTGCCCCTCATctcacacctgttcctcatATTCATTAGTCTCAACTGTCCCCACTTGACCCATCACTCCCAGCCTATTTAAACTCCTGGGTGAATCATTGTTATTGAACAACGTGACAAGTTGTAACCTGTAACAAAATCTGACATAtctatgctttttttattttttattttgtcacaaaacaTTCATCAAACGTAATTGGTGAGAGTTGTACCTTATTCAGTGGTTAGGATAtttattcattagtttttttaccTGCCTCTAAATAAGCATTATTTTGTCAAAAGATTGACTTTGGTAATTGGTTGTTCTTGAGTGACAATTTCAACATGAACATGAAATTTTGACATGGGCTGAAAAAGCATGTAGGTACTTGAAAACATAAACTATAActtcatttgtttatattttttaaaatctctacACATCTTTAGGAAtctccatttatccatccatccattttctttacccgcttctccattccgggttgcggggagctggtctTTAGGAATATGAAGAATGAtttttttggaacaaaaatgttaaattccGCAGTGACTATCatacaaaattaaaagtattaaaatttGATGACGAATGGGGTTTAAAATTTTCAATAGatcattaatatatttttgatacaatataataaaaaaagtaatttatgtGAGGATGGCCCTGCCTGCTTCCAAAATGACAGATTTAGTGTTTGAAGCCAAGATTGCAGAATCACTGGTCTACATCTCAGCAGTCTTTGCAGTCAAACCTATTTATCAAAGTTTAACACAAgtataatttttaaacatttagtaaaaTTGTTGAATTTAAGCCTAGACatggcttttaatttatttctttagtttaatgatgtgccaagaaagaaaaaagaaaatgtaggctgtttgaataaaaaagtgaGCAGGCCTAGGCCCTGCAGGGCCCACCTGTAGCCACGCCTACATCGCATCACATCCTTTTCATGACTGTCTTGTACTTAGTCATGATGCAGATTTGTTGTAGACAATCACATCACTCTAgcacaggggtgtccaatcctggtcctggagagccactatcctgcatgttgtccttgtttccctgctccaacacacctgattcagtggttaaattacctcttcatgttctgcagaagcctgttaatcacccatttattcaaatcaggtgtgttggagcagagaaacaagtaaaacatgcaggatggtggccctcgaggacatggattggacacccctgctctagcaCAATGCTACCTCTATGGGGAACTGTTTCCATGTCATTGGCACcatctgcagattttttttggaACTTCTACTCCATTTAACCATACAGCTGGATAAAGACTCCTCCTTTACCAACCTGATTGTGACACACCATCACTCTGATGCTGCAACAAGACAAAACTTCTTCTGAATCTCCTCCAGCCTCACCTGCacatttctaacaaaaacactgttaaTGCATATGTGAAAAAAGCCTGAAAATTGAAACCTTGAATATCCTGACATAACTGAGCCGCATGTCTTAAATACATCTGCCAGAATGGTGCACATAATCACTCTGTCATAGTCCTTAAAATACACACTTGCCAGGCATAGACTCAGTAGAACAGGTATTACGAAATTGATggtgcttgtaaaaaaaattacagcgAAATCCCAAACTTAAAAGGACTATTTCAGCAGCATAATCAATGATTTTAATAGatcgtttttttattttttatttcttgtgtcaTGAAATGTGGAAAATTCAGAAAACCATTGAATTCAATTCAATAAACTATTTGTCCTTGAGGGGgctatttaaaacacaaaaagtagcTGCAGCCTCAAATGCCCAAGTCTAATCTCGCTGATGGTTTCAGACTTGCtgtgaaggaggaaaaaaccCCACAGATATTATCTTCCCAGAATAACAGTTATCATAACAATGGTGGACATCATAGCTCCAAGTAGTTTCCTCTGGGTCATTGTGACAAAGGCACTGATAATCCTGACACCTCAGTTagatttgaaatgtttgtcCTCGAGGTGAATGAAAGATGGTGGAGCGCAGGGCAGTATTTATTGGTGTGTGAAGAGTGTAGTTTAATATTTGCAGCCATGTCGTGAGAGTCTCTTAATAACTTGGAGCATTGCCATCAGGGTGAGGGTGTGATGAGGTAATAGCTATAGGCATGAGGCAAGTCCTGCTTTAATGCTCAACCCAGGACCCCGATATGCTGCCACCATGATTAGAAACCACCACAACTTCACTACGGacgttttgtgcatgctcaaagcTGTCATGGGCCTGTCACACTCATAAAAGAAATCACACTGAGTTCAAACCTAAAGACCCTGTCAAGACTGAAAAaaccatccatgttctggcagatttttttttttgtcgtagTGGGTTCATCAGTAAGTGGCCTAAAATTCAGTTTACCAGGAATGCAGTGGTCGAAAAACATACTATTTACTTTCTCAACAACCAAAGAAagtgtttaagtgtgtgtgtgcatgtgatgTGTAACATTTCAGGACACTTGGCTAACGCTGCAACTGAGCTGATGAAGTTGGATCACGAGGAGCCTCAGCTGACAGAACCCTACCTGTCCAAGCAGAAAAAACTAATGGTgagtttctgtcagttttaatgAGACAACGGATCATCAGAAAGCACAATGTGGATGAGATTTAACCACATCTCTGGGAAAATAGGGTTCTAAATGTGAAATGGTTTGTGTAGGAAAACACTCTGACCTCTAACTTGTATTTTCTAAACCAGTCACTTTGATTTCAGTAAGCAAATCAAGAAAAGCTGGATAGGCATTTGTTAAtgactgaccttagcaaacaaaaactggCTAAAGCTCAGCCAATTATGCAGATCTTGaactacaatttggtgtggtagtagttgagagtaaTTCCCAACATACACTTTGAGAACTAACAGATGGCAcaaggtttttctttaaaattttggcatgcaaggtggccAATGAAATGCATTCTTCAAGAAATGGTACTTTTTAATATGGTATGATATTACAAGACATGAATCATTCAGTTCAAATGcaatttaaatacagttttccATTGTTTCTATTTAACTTCCATTATTTATGTTTGCTGGTCAGGATTATGCCTAATATGTCTTGAGTGTGATTGTTTTTTGCACTTAAAATATAAAGGGTTCTCAAGGGTACCATGTCTACATGCAAGAGcaacaaaatgtctgtttgtctgtctgtcagcataTGATTATCTGATTTAATCCTTTGTGCACATCTAAAGTCTTTCACCGTTTTCTAttcaaattttttaaatctttttttcctttttgattttcAGGCAAAAATCTTGGACCATGATAATGTGAACTACCTGAAGAAAATTCTGGGGGAGTTAGCCATGGTTCTGGATCAAGTGGAGGCTGAACTTGAgaagaggaaactggagtatcAAGGTACGTCCAATTCCTAAGCATTCAGCCATGTTCCAGAAGTGAAATCCCTGTTCTGTTCTatcattttttgttattctctTACAGGTCAGAAGTGTGAGTTGTGGCTTTGTGGACCTGAATTTACACTAGCTGATATCTGCCTTGGAGCCTTGTTGCACAGGCTCAAGTTCTTGGGACTTTCTAGGAAATACTGGGAGGACGGCAGCCGACCCAACCTGCAGTCCTTTTTTATGCGCGTGCAAAAACGCTACGCTTTCCGAAAGGTCTTGGGCGATATCCATACAACCCTGCTGTCCGCAGTCCTACCCAACGCCTTCCGAATGGTAAAAAAGAAGCCGCCATCCTTCTTCGGGGCATCTTTCCTCATGGGCTCACTGGGCGGGATGGGCTACTTTGCCTActggtatttaaaaaagaaatatatgtaGTGAATGCCCTCTTGTTGTGTTAaatgtctgtgtatttgtgtgaTGCTTCAacttttctgtaatgttttatgACTGCAGGAAAATATAATGAATCTATATAGAGAACACTATTACTTACCTGGGTAAACAAAGACGTGAAAACATTCCGTAGTAAGAAATTCCTGACAGCACATTTTCTGGACGTCAAGGCCTTCATTAAGTTTAAGTTGTGGAAACTTGCAGCTTTTTGTGcaaggatttatttattgttgtttatttaattatttatttatggaggCATGCATCAGGTCTACTTTGACTGAAATCATTAAGTAGAAACCCAGGCAAAACACAGAACACTGCAACATTACCAGGGGTTAACAGACCTTTGCATGCCACTGTTCCAGTCATTATTCACCCTGCTTTCACTTCTTCAGTCTCTCTGTGGTTTCACCTATAAAATCACTGAAAGTATATCCACGACAAATACTTTCTGGTAAGTGTTGTGCTGCCACAAACTgccagataaaaacaaagtattaaaatggtttagtttttttttctttttttcgaACATTTTTTCTTGCTGAAGTGTCATGGGGAGGACAAAGGTTGTGTGGGTGCTATAAAGATATAGGAAGGAGAGGGTTAGCTTAGCCTAGCATAAAGActtgcaaaagaaagaaaacctgctCGGCTCTGTCCAAACAGAATCCCTAATGCTCACAGATAGCCACCTTTACATATATCTatgatttaaaaacttcaaagtCCAAATGAGCTACAGTGTTGCTGTTTGTCCGATGGTTTTGCTCTTGGGCAGAGCAAAGTTAGCTATTTTCTTAAAGTCATTTCTGATTCGCATCTGTCACCAATACTAACTACTGGCTCTGgtacaaaaagacaaaggtcCAGTCATCTAACAAACAAGGGAGGCTTTTATAAGAAAagagcaaatataaaaatagtttcttCCTATTGCATCAGTCTAAAGTCTAAAAATGACGTTTAGTCCTTTTTGTATTGTCTAATCCAGTTTGGAACAATTTACGTCCCTAAATCTTTTGGAAACAAGCGAAATTCTAAACCATTCTGCATGAACATTAAATGTATtactaaaacatgaaattttagTTTACCATCTGCTTACTCAATgaaaaaatgtcagttcagcttttttaccatcaaaatggaaagaaattgAGAGAACAGCaagaaacttatttattttgcagcagatgtaaaataaaatctttatacTTTTTACAACAGACCTGTCAGAATTTAAACTTGTCTaaaggtgtttgttttaaaagaccaCATTGAAAGAAAGACTGTTAGAAAAAGACACACTGAGttctgtcattatttattaaacaaaaatgtagctaaaatggaaaaactgcaaaaacaaagtctaCCCTTACTGATTCTACTGGATTTAAAAGGAAAGTTGTGATGAGGAGCTGGTGATCAAATGTATTAATTAACTGATTATCATCAGTGTTatcacctctataaaagcaggagttttgtcagtttgtgttaacacaacgccaagatGGAAAGACATTAGTATTAATCTTAgaaaagcagctgtttctgctgaTCAGTTTGAGAAGGGTTAAAGgtaactatttggagtccattATTTACAAGAATAAGAAATTTAccagtggaaaacatttatGACATCTTCCAATCTCCCAGGAGTGGACGCCTCAGCGAATTCACCCCAaagtcagaccgtgcagtgctcagagaaatgctCCATCTCAGTTTCTACAGGCTTCAGTTAGCaagtgaaaaattaaattttgtcactggacaattagaaaaaagacaaataagacTTTCTTGGAAGGGTTGCCAAAAAAGCCTCctttctctaaaaacaacatggcagcacaacttAGGTTTATAAAGTTTGATCTGATTGAAGTACAAGACCTCTGGAATAATGTCCCTTGGACAGAGGGGAACAAAGTAGAgctgtttacccataatgcacagctaCACATTTGGAGATTCAGGCTTATTTtccagccacaggacctggcctccttgcagtcattgagttgaCCACAAACTTCATACAGAACAAAGGATCTAGAGTTAAATGTGACGATCAGGACAACAATCCCAAACACAgtagctaatctacaacagaacggctgagaaagaaaagaatcaagatgTTGCAACAATCCattcaaagtccagacctcaacctgactgaaatgttgTGGTTGGACCTTCAAAGAGccgagcagaaacaaatatctacaaccctcaatgaactgaagccatgttggaaagaagagtggacGAAAATCCTTCTATAATCATATGTGATGAGGctagatttaaaataattttagaacctggtaaagaacCAGTTTACTTTTGTgttctgatacataaaaccccaGTAGTGAAAGAAGGTAAGCTTTCTATTTCCCATGACTGTATATCAGGAGGGACACATTGTTGAAATGAGGCGGCATTTCTCAAACATTGCTtcca
Protein-coding regions in this window:
- the gdap1l1 gene encoding ganglioside-induced differentiation-associated protein 1-like 1, which translates into the protein MASSNHVTPTNCSWWPISAMDGDGKITDGEECEEPAAEPKAFNKDRLVLYHWTQSFASQKVRLVIHEKGLVCEERDVSLPLQEHKEPWFMRLNLGEEVPVFLHGDTIISDYNQIIDYMEKNFVGDTVAQLIPDVDSPLYERVQQYRQLLDGLPMDAYTHGCILHPELTTDSMIPKYATSEIRRHLANAATELMKLDHEEPQLTEPYLSKQKKLMAKILDHDNVNYLKKILGELAMVLDQVEAELEKRKLEYQGQKCELWLCGPEFTLADICLGALLHRLKFLGLSRKYWEDGSRPNLQSFFMRVQKRYAFRKVLGDIHTTLLSAVLPNAFRMVKKKPPSFFGASFLMGSLGGMGYFAYWYLKKKYM